One Syntrophaceae bacterium DNA window includes the following coding sequences:
- a CDS encoding YihY family inner membrane protein — protein sequence MPRFTCRMTRYRDRWLIPAVVLRYTVLSFVRNRDIHTAATLAFYGVFALIPLSVAVLFLLSQVFVSSRQVSAAVEAIIIEIVPQHYEVILREVFTLAERKALGFIGLILLLWPVVPLARAIRAGFLNVFKAERSGGFIRDKLLDFVAVLSLLMMFLVLVAGQILYAAASAEAIAPAGTLRALPEGVMPLLTGTLFLSVFFLVFCPVALEWWNLLLGALAAAVLWSIVRPLFALFLQVNPDYGLAFGSLKAVFVLVVWIYYTFAVILFGAELLANTRRREALLLARLLEERKTGEAAFPPVPSRFIRSFEPGEVVFEEDSRGRDMFYILSGAVRILKKGQLLREMTAGDYFGEMAMLIQAPRTASAVAAAPDTRLVVISESNLEAILRENPRIVVHFLREMSGRLRAINERIDDLPESGRGGEGKGPL from the coding sequence ATGCCTCGGTTCACATGCCGCATGACGAGATACCGGGACCGGTGGCTCATCCCCGCGGTCGTCCTGCGGTACACCGTGCTGTCCTTCGTGCGGAACCGCGACATCCACACGGCGGCCACGCTGGCCTTTTACGGCGTTTTCGCCCTGATCCCCCTGAGCGTGGCGGTCCTGTTTTTGCTGAGCCAGGTCTTCGTCTCGTCCCGCCAGGTCAGCGCGGCCGTCGAGGCGATCATCATTGAGATCGTTCCCCAGCACTACGAGGTCATTCTCCGCGAGGTCTTCACCCTTGCGGAGAGAAAGGCACTGGGTTTCATCGGCCTCATCCTGCTGCTCTGGCCCGTTGTCCCCCTGGCACGCGCGATCCGGGCCGGCTTCCTCAACGTCTTCAAGGCGGAGCGCAGCGGCGGGTTCATCCGGGACAAGCTCCTCGACTTTGTCGCCGTGCTGTCGCTCTTGATGATGTTCCTGGTGCTCGTGGCCGGACAGATCCTCTACGCCGCGGCTTCGGCGGAAGCCATCGCCCCTGCCGGCACGCTGCGGGCGCTGCCGGAGGGGGTGATGCCCCTGCTGACAGGCACCCTGTTTCTCTCCGTTTTTTTCCTGGTTTTCTGCCCCGTGGCGCTCGAGTGGTGGAACCTGCTTTTGGGCGCGCTGGCCGCGGCGGTGCTCTGGTCGATCGTCCGCCCGCTGTTTGCCCTTTTCCTGCAGGTCAACCCGGATTACGGACTCGCGTTCGGGTCTCTCAAGGCCGTTTTCGTCCTGGTCGTCTGGATCTACTACACCTTTGCCGTGATCCTGTTCGGCGCGGAACTCCTGGCCAACACCCGGCGCCGGGAGGCACTGCTGCTGGCAAGGCTTCTGGAAGAACGGAAGACCGGCGAGGCGGCATTCCCGCCTGTGCCTTCCCGCTTCATCCGGTCCTTTGAACCCGGGGAGGTGGTCTTCGAGGAAGACTCCCGGGGCCGTGACATGTTCTACATCCTGTCCGGGGCGGTGCGGATCCTCAAGAAGGGGCAGCTCCTCAGGGAGATGACCGCCGGCGACTATTTCGGGGAGATGGCCATGCTGATACAGGCACCGAGGACGGCATCCGCCGTGGCAGCGGCACCGGACACCCGGCTTGTCGTCATCTCGGAATCCAATCTCGAGGCGATCCTGAGGGAGAACCCCCGCATCGTGGTCCACTTTCTCAGGGAAATGTCGGGGCGCCTCCGCGCGATCAACGAGAGGATCGACGACCTGCCCGAAAGCGGCCGGGGCGGGGAAGGGAAGGGGCCTCTCTGA
- a CDS encoding HAMP domain-containing protein, with amino-acid sequence MLKTFFLDLSLNKKLILMMLLMTAVLLVTLITIYWQAEKSLMAQIESQTAELAQAVQVGVEEVTGGASSETRLEKYLSSLKTKGIKEISIISNADEIIASTNPNKVGTPVSQKKKELIIKAELGEPAVDQEGKAYNVIIPVIAGQAHYGYIHLQINVENLQETLRRNTTKRILAALAVFAVGILLSTFLSVWYTEPIHNVVAAARKVAAGDLNQSLPVDRKDEIGDLTQSFNFMVQRLREHKRVEERLREAEHLSAIGQLSRGIAHEIRNPLNFISLSIDHIKSKYRPADGAAAEGFEKLVDSMKEEIHRLDRLVRDFLDYGKPLKLDLQTCPMGELLADVVEIVKAKAESDRIQIVEKYYALPQLKLDTELMKSCLFNVVTNAFQAMPDGGTLTLATEERDGRFLIRIADTGTGVPKADLDRIFEPFFTTKSQGLGLGLAMTKRVIEEHGGKIEFTSVEGRGSEVTISLPLALAGEEPRSDAVPGEEQTWRSS; translated from the coding sequence ATGCTCAAAACCTTTTTTCTCGATCTCTCCCTCAACAAGAAGCTCATCCTGATGATGCTCTTGATGACCGCGGTTCTGCTGGTCACCCTGATCACCATCTACTGGCAGGCCGAGAAGAGCCTCATGGCCCAGATAGAGAGCCAGACGGCCGAGCTGGCCCAGGCGGTCCAGGTCGGTGTCGAGGAGGTGACCGGCGGCGCGTCGAGCGAGACCCGCCTCGAGAAGTACCTCTCGTCGCTGAAGACCAAGGGGATCAAGGAAATCTCCATCATCAGCAACGCCGACGAAATCATCGCAAGCACAAACCCCAACAAGGTCGGCACGCCGGTGAGCCAGAAGAAGAAGGAGCTGATCATCAAGGCCGAGCTCGGGGAACCGGCCGTCGACCAGGAGGGCAAGGCCTACAACGTCATCATCCCCGTCATTGCCGGCCAGGCGCATTACGGGTACATCCACCTGCAGATCAACGTCGAGAACCTGCAGGAAACGCTGCGCCGGAACACGACGAAGCGCATCCTGGCGGCCCTTGCCGTGTTCGCCGTCGGGATCCTGCTCTCCACGTTCCTCTCCGTCTGGTACACCGAACCCATTCACAACGTCGTCGCGGCGGCCCGCAAGGTGGCGGCAGGGGATCTCAACCAAAGCCTTCCCGTGGACCGCAAGGACGAGATCGGGGACCTGACCCAGAGCTTCAACTTCATGGTCCAACGACTCCGCGAGCACAAGAGGGTCGAAGAGAGGCTCCGGGAAGCGGAGCACCTGTCGGCCATCGGACAGCTCTCCCGGGGGATCGCGCACGAGATCCGAAACCCGCTGAACTTCATCAGCCTATCCATCGATCACATCAAGTCCAAGTATCGGCCTGCCGACGGCGCGGCCGCCGAGGGATTCGAGAAACTGGTGGACAGCATGAAGGAGGAAATCCACCGCCTCGACCGCCTCGTCCGGGACTTCCTCGACTACGGCAAGCCGCTCAAGCTCGATCTGCAGACATGCCCCATGGGGGAGCTGCTGGCCGATGTCGTCGAAATCGTCAAGGCAAAGGCGGAATCGGACCGGATCCAGATCGTCGAGAAATACTACGCCCTGCCGCAGCTCAAGCTCGACACCGAGCTCATGAAGAGCTGCCTGTTCAACGTGGTGACGAACGCGTTTCAGGCCATGCCGGACGGCGGTACCCTCACGCTCGCAACGGAGGAACGTGACGGCCGCTTCCTGATCCGGATCGCCGACACGGGAACCGGCGTGCCGAAGGCGGACCTCGACCGCATCTTCGAGCCCTTCTTCACGACCAAGAGCCAGGGCCTCGGCCTGGGGCTGGCCATGACGAAACGGGTCATCGAAGAGCACGGGGGGAAGATCGAATTCACGAGCGTCGAGGGACGGGGCAGCGAGGTGACGATCAGCCTGCCCCTGGCCCTAGCCGGTGAAGAGCCGCGCAGCGACGCAGTCCCGGGAGAGGAACAGACATGGCGGTCATCGTGA